A genomic segment from Flavobacterium inviolabile encodes:
- the rpoB gene encoding DNA-directed RNA polymerase subunit beta gives MLTNQTERLNFASTKNIPDYPDFLDIQVKSFKDFFQLETKSDERGNEGLYNTFMENFPITDTRNQFVLEFLDYFVDPPRYTIEECIDRGLTYSVPLKARLKLYCTDPEHEDFETIVQDVYLGTIPYMTPSGTFVINGAERVVVSQLHRSPGVFFGQSFHANGTKLYSARVIPFKGSWIEFATDINSVMYAYIDRKKKLPVTTLFRAIGFERDKDILEIFDLAEEIKVSKTGLKKYIGRRLAARVLNTWHEDFVDEDTGEVVSIERNEIILDRDTILDKDNVEEIIDANVKAILLHKEDNNQADYAIIHNTLQKDPTNSEKEAVEHIYRQLRNAEPPDEETARGIIDKLFFSDQRYNLGEVGRYRMNKKLGLDIPMEKQVLTKEDIITIVKYLIELINSKAEIDDIDHLSNRRVRTVGEQLSAQFGVGLARMARTIRERMNVRDNEVFTPIDLINAKTLSSVINSFFGTNQLSQFMDQTNPLAEITHKRRLSALGPGGLSRERAGFEVRDVHYTHYGRLCPIETPEGPNIGLISSLGVYAKVNGMGFIETPYRKVTEGKVDLVSTPIYLSAEEEEGKMIAQANIDMDENGTITADRVIAREEGDFPVVEPGVVDYTDVAPNQIASISASLIPFLEHDDANRALMGSNMMRQAVPLLRPEAPIVGTGLERQVASDSRVLINAEGSGTVEYVDANMITIKYDRTDAERAVSFDPDEKTYQLIKFRKTNQSTSINLKPIVRRGDRVAKGQVLCEGYATQNGELALGRNLKVAFMPWKGYNFEDAIVISEKVVRDDIFTSIHVDDYSLEVRDTKLGNEELTNDIPNVSEEATKDLDENGMIRIGAEVKPGDILIGKITPKGESDPTPEEKLLRAIFGDKAGDVKDASLKASPSLHGVVLDKKLFARAVKDKRKRSKDKDDLAVLETQFEVKFNELKDRLVEKLFDIVNGKTSQGVMNDLGEEVLPKGKKYSQKMLYAVEDFAHLTKGQWTTDDETNAMVNDLIHNYKIKLNDLQGALRREKFTITVGDELPSGILKLAKVYIAKKRKLKVGDKMAGRHGNKGIVAKIVRHEDMPFLEDGTPVDIVLNPLGVPSRMNIGQIYETVLGWAGQKLGKKFATPIFDGASLEQINALTDEAGIPRFGHTYLYDGGTGDRFHQPATVGIIYMLKLGHMVDDKMHARSIGPYSLITQQPLGGKAQFGGQRFGEMEVWALEAYGASSTLREILTVKSDDVIGRAKTYEAIVKGETMPEPGLPESFNVLMHELKGLGLDIRLEE, from the coding sequence TCCAATTGGAAACTAAATCTGACGAAAGAGGCAACGAAGGTCTTTATAATACCTTCATGGAAAACTTCCCAATTACAGATACAAGAAATCAGTTTGTATTGGAATTCCTTGATTACTTTGTTGATCCACCACGTTATACAATTGAAGAATGTATTGACAGAGGGTTGACGTACAGTGTGCCTTTAAAAGCACGTTTAAAACTGTATTGTACAGACCCGGAACATGAAGATTTTGAAACAATTGTTCAGGATGTATATTTAGGTACAATACCATACATGACACCAAGCGGTACTTTCGTTATCAACGGTGCCGAGCGTGTTGTAGTATCTCAGTTACACCGTTCACCGGGTGTATTCTTCGGACAATCTTTCCATGCGAATGGTACAAAATTATACTCTGCCAGAGTAATTCCTTTTAAAGGATCTTGGATTGAATTTGCTACCGATATCAATAGCGTTATGTATGCTTATATCGATAGAAAGAAAAAATTACCGGTAACAACTCTTTTCCGTGCTATCGGATTTGAAAGAGATAAAGATATTCTAGAGATTTTTGACCTTGCAGAAGAAATCAAAGTTTCTAAAACAGGTCTTAAAAAGTACATCGGAAGAAGACTTGCTGCGCGTGTTCTGAACACCTGGCATGAAGATTTCGTTGATGAGGATACTGGAGAAGTAGTATCAATTGAACGTAATGAAATTATCTTGGATCGTGATACGATTTTAGATAAAGACAATGTAGAGGAAATTATTGATGCGAACGTTAAAGCTATTTTGTTACACAAAGAAGATAACAATCAGGCTGATTACGCTATTATCCACAATACATTACAAAAAGACCCTACAAACTCAGAAAAAGAAGCTGTAGAGCACATTTACCGTCAGTTGCGTAACGCAGAACCGCCTGATGAGGAAACGGCTCGTGGTATTATCGATAAATTATTCTTCTCCGATCAACGTTACAACTTAGGTGAAGTTGGTCGTTACAGAATGAATAAAAAATTAGGTTTGGATATCCCAATGGAAAAACAGGTTTTGACCAAAGAGGATATCATTACAATCGTAAAATATTTAATCGAATTGATCAACTCTAAAGCAGAGATTGATGATATCGATCACTTATCAAACCGTCGTGTTAGAACAGTTGGAGAACAATTGTCGGCACAATTTGGTGTAGGACTTGCCCGTATGGCAAGAACAATCAGAGAAAGAATGAACGTTAGAGATAACGAGGTGTTTACACCAATTGATTTGATCAATGCCAAAACATTGTCATCAGTAATCAACTCTTTCTTTGGAACCAACCAGTTATCTCAGTTCATGGACCAAACGAATCCACTGGCCGAGATTACACACAAAAGAAGATTGTCTGCCCTTGGACCAGGAGGTCTTTCCAGAGAAAGAGCCGGATTCGAGGTACGTGACGTTCACTATACACACTACGGACGTTTATGTCCTATTGAAACACCGGAGGGACCAAACATTGGTTTGATTTCATCTCTTGGAGTATATGCAAAAGTGAATGGAATGGGATTCATTGAAACTCCTTACCGTAAAGTAACGGAAGGTAAAGTGGATTTGGTTTCTACTCCGATCTATTTAAGTGCAGAAGAAGAAGAAGGAAAAATGATTGCTCAGGCAAACATTGATATGGATGAAAACGGAACCATCACCGCTGACAGAGTTATTGCTCGTGAAGAAGGAGATTTCCCTGTGGTTGAGCCGGGAGTTGTAGATTATACAGACGTTGCGCCAAACCAGATTGCATCCATTTCGGCTTCATTAATTCCGTTCTTGGAGCACGATGATGCGAACCGTGCATTGATGGGATCAAACATGATGCGTCAGGCAGTTCCATTATTGCGTCCGGAAGCACCAATTGTTGGTACAGGATTAGAGCGTCAGGTGGCGTCTGATTCCAGAGTACTGATCAATGCTGAAGGTAGCGGAACTGTTGAATATGTTGATGCGAACATGATTACCATCAAATACGACAGAACCGATGCGGAAAGAGCAGTTAGTTTCGATCCGGATGAAAAAACATACCAGTTAATCAAATTCAGAAAAACCAACCAGAGTACTTCTATCAACCTGAAACCAATCGTAAGAAGAGGAGACAGAGTTGCAAAAGGACAGGTACTTTGTGAAGGTTATGCAACGCAAAACGGAGAATTGGCTTTAGGTAGAAACCTTAAAGTTGCCTTCATGCCTTGGAAAGGGTATAACTTCGAGGATGCGATTGTAATTTCTGAAAAAGTTGTTCGTGATGACATCTTTACATCCATTCACGTGGATGACTATTCACTGGAAGTAAGAGATACAAAATTAGGTAACGAAGAGTTAACGAATGATATCCCTAACGTAAGTGAAGAGGCAACTAAAGATTTAGATGAAAACGGTATGATTAGAATTGGTGCAGAGGTAAAACCTGGCGACATTCTAATCGGAAAAATTACACCAAAAGGAGAATCAGATCCTACTCCGGAAGAGAAATTATTAAGAGCGATCTTCGGGGATAAAGCAGGTGATGTTAAAGATGCTTCATTAAAAGCGTCTCCTTCATTACACGGTGTGGTTTTAGATAAAAAATTATTCGCAAGAGCGGTTAAAGATAAACGTAAACGTTCTAAAGATAAAGATGATTTAGCAGTTTTAGAAACACAATTTGAAGTGAAATTCAATGAATTGAAAGACAGATTGGTGGAGAAATTGTTTGACATCGTGAATGGAAAAACATCTCAGGGTGTTATGAATGATTTGGGAGAAGAAGTATTGCCAAAAGGTAAAAAATACTCTCAAAAAATGTTGTATGCTGTTGAAGATTTCGCACACTTAACAAAAGGACAGTGGACTACAGACGATGAAACCAATGCAATGGTGAACGACCTGATCCACAACTATAAAATTAAGTTGAATGACCTTCAGGGAGCATTGAGAAGAGAGAAATTTACAATCACTGTTGGAGATGAATTACCATCAGGAATTTTAAAACTGGCTAAAGTTTATATCGCTAAGAAACGTAAACTGAAAGTTGGGGATAAAATGGCGGGACGTCACGGAAATAAAGGTATCGTTGCGAAAATTGTTCGTCACGAAGACATGCCTTTCTTAGAAGACGGAACTCCTGTAGATATCGTATTGAATCCACTTGGTGTACCATCGCGTATGAACATCGGGCAGATCTATGAAACTGTTCTTGGATGGGCAGGTCAGAAACTAGGTAAGAAATTTGCAACGCCAATTTTTGATGGAGCTTCTTTAGAGCAGATCAATGCTTTAACAGACGAAGCAGGTATTCCTAGATTCGGTCATACTTACCTGTATGACGGAGGAACAGGAGACCGTTTCCACCAGCCGGCGACTGTAGGTATCATCTACATGTTGAAATTAGGACACATGGTTGATGATAAAATGCACGCACGTTCTATCGGTCCATACTCATTAATTACGCAACAGCCATTAGGAGGTAAAGCACAATTCGGTGGTCAGCGTTTTGGAGAGATGGAGGTTTGGGCTCTTGAAGCTTATGGAGCATCAAGTACACTAAGAGAAATCTTGACTGTTAAATCGGATGACGTTATTGGTAGAGCGAAAACTTACGAAGCTATCGTTAAGGGAGAAACTATGCCGGAACCAGGATTACCGGAATCATTCAATGTATTAATGCATGAATTGAAAGGTCTTGGATTAGACATCAGATTAGAAGAATAA